In Atribacterota bacterium, the genomic window CTGCTTTTCTGCTTCTTCCATAGCTCCCTGTTTAATGTAGGTAAGTCCAAGTTGGTAATGAATCTCTGGGTTATCGGGATCAAGTTCTATTGCCTTCTGGTATTCAGAAATGGCCTCCGGGTATTTTTCCATTTGGAAGTAGCAATTTGCCAGGTTATAGCGGGCTAGCAAATATTCTGGATCGATAGCCAGCACCTTTTCGTACATTGCCACGGCCGAAGAGAGGTCGTTTATATTGAAGTAGGCATTTCCCAGGTTAAAGAATGCAGGGGCATAGTCAGGCCTAATGTGCAGGGCTTCCTGAAGTTTCTCAATCGCTGTATGATACCTCCCAAGATCAATGTAGTTGATGCCAATGTAGGTTAAAACCTGGTGGTCGTTGGGATTGAGTTCCAAGAGTTTTTCGTAGGCGTCGATAGAGCGGTACAGGTACCCCATTTCATAGTACGTATTACCCAGGTTCAACCATCCCGAAATATAAAAGGGATCAAGAGTGACTGTTTTCTGGTATGTTTCCAAGGCCTGAGGATATTTTTCCTGAGTGTAGTAAAGGTTCCCCAGGGCGTTATAGGCGTCAGTGTATTCCGGGTCTAGGTCGATGGCCTTTTTATACAATGCCTCGGCCTTCTGGAGCTCTCCTTGCTCAGCGTAGGCATTGCCCAGGTTATAGTAGGCATAGAAGTAGGAAGGGTCCTGATCCAGGACTTTCTGATACATTTCTTCTGCTAATTCCCAAAACCCCAGGTAGTAATAGCAGTTTCCAGAGTTATTGAGTGCATTGAGATTCTGGGAGAGTCGAAACGCTTCCTGAAAGTGCACCAAAGCCTTGTAGTAGTCGCCACTATTCAGGTACACCAAACCTAAATTATAGTGAGCATCACCGTTATCTCGTTGTCGCTCGAGGGCTTCGAGCAAGTGCTTTTCAGCCTGGGGGTAGTCCTCGATTTCAAGGTAGATAGTTCCCAGATTATAGTAGGCTGTGGTGTATTCCGGATCGAGTTCCAGCACTCTTTGTAGAATTTCAATGGCCTCCCGGTATCGGTTTAGGAAATAGAGCGCTACTCCTTTGTCGTTGAGGACCATCACGTCGTCGGGTGCGATTTCGAGAGACCGGTTAAAATACTCGAGAGCTTCTTTGTACTGTCCCCCATTTAGGAGTTCCTGGCCCATCCGATAAAGGTCTTCCGCGGGGTTCTCCTGTGCGAAAGAGTTGGATATAACCAGAATCAGGAAAAGACTCATCACTAGGGCAAGCTTTTTCATTTTATTTCCTCTCCTTTCCGTTTTTTCCATTATAAATTCAGATTACCATTTCTGGAAGTGACTCCATCGGGGTTCTGAATCCTTACAAATTCTTAAACGAGGTTCATGGAGGTTATGTTCGGATGGTGATGAAGCGAAGGTCGTGGCAGGACATCTGGTAGAAACTGGGTAAAATAAGCCTGTCGTGTTATTGGGGTTTCTATATTGTCTTTTTATTAACAAGTTGCACATAAGGAATATAATTGTCGTATGTAAAAGTTGATGATGGGAATTCAAAGCAAAGACATGAGGGAGCGAATGGTTATTCCTGACCTGGATGATGGAAGATTCGAAGGAACCTTTCAACGTTTTGGACAATTCCCATACGTTACTATGCTGGATGACTGAGTAGGAATTTTGGAAGTCAAAATTGTGGCCAGAGCTGAGGAACGTTTCAGATTCTATCCTTGGGTTCTCAGGGGGTCATGATTCGGAGTATGGGTCCTCGGGTTATGGCTTATTTTCAGGGGAAAGGCGTAATGGTTTTACAGAGTGACGCTGAGGCTGTCTCGAGGATGCTTCTTTTGCACAAAGAGGGTGATTTGCCTTTTTGCAGATACGTGTCACCATTCCCATTACCATTAGGAGTGCTTCCATGCGGGGGCGATCCCGGGGTTGTTCTTGGTACCCTTTGATTGGTGTGGAGGTTCTCATTCCGGCGGTCCTCGTGGTTCTATTGCGGGGGCCGAGCTATGGGTACGCTCTTTTGGAGGACTTGAAATCCCTGAGGATTGGAGTACCGGGTGTCACCCCAGTGTCCTTTATCGGACGCTGCGGATGATGGAGATGGATGGTCTGGTTTCGTCAACCTGGGACACTGAGGGTCCAGGACCAACAAGAAGGGTATACACCATCGCCGAACCTGGGCGAACTTTTTTGCGGGATTGGAGCCGAAAAGTGCGGGAAAGCTTAAAATTGTTTGAGAAACTGATTCAAGCTGTTGAGGAAGGAGGTCATTAAGATGTTTGGATGTGGAAGATTTGGTTTTCGAGGAGCCACACTTCCCTGGCCTTACGTGGGCAGGGACAAAGGAGGATTTCCCCGGTGTGCCTATCCGGGGCTGTGGGAAGCACCATCCTGGTGGTACCCGATCTCGGCAGGGGGAGAACTCGATTTTTTGAGGAAACGGGCTGAAGCAATACGGCAAGAACTTTCCCATATTGAGGAACGAATCCGGGAACTTGAAAAAGGAAACCAGGAATAAGAGGACTAACCTAGGATAGAAGATGAATTCCAAAGTTCATCTTTTACCCTATTAAAGTGGGGTAAGATCATGGGGATGAAGATTCGACGGGGGACTTTACAGGATTTTAGAAAAGTGGTTCGACTGCTCCGGATGGTTTTTCCTCAAGATGAAGCCGGATATTACTGGAGTTTTTTGCGATTTGACCCTTTTTTCCGTCCAGAGGATGTATGGCTTGCGGAGGAGGGAAGAGAAATCGTCTCG contains:
- a CDS encoding tetratricopeptide repeat protein; amino-acid sequence: MKKLALVMSLFLILVISNSFAQENPAEDLYRMGQELLNGGQYKEALEYFNRSLEIAPDDVMVLNDKGVALYFLNRYREAIEILQRVLELDPEYTTAYYNLGTIYLEIEDYPQAEKHLLEALERQRDNGDAHYNLGLVYLNSGDYYKALVHFQEAFRLSQNLNALNNSGNCYYYLGFWELAEEMYQKVLDQDPSYFYAYYNLGNAYAEQGELQKAEALYKKAIDLDPEYTDAYNALGNLYYTQEKYPQALETYQKTVTLDPFYISGWLNLGNTYYEMGYLYRSIDAYEKLLELNPNDHQVLTYIGINYIDLGRYHTAIEKLQEALHIRPDYAPAFFNLGNAYFNINDLSSAVAMYEKVLAIDPEYLLARYNLANCYFQMEKYPEAISEYQKAIELDPDNPEIHYQLGLTYIKQGAMEEAEKQIKILTALDPKLAQKLRQEIESRGRSDSTL
- a CDS encoding PadR family transcriptional regulator; this translates as MDGLVSSTWDTEGPGPTRRVYTIAEPGRTFLRDWSRKVRESLKLFEKLIQAVEEGGH
- a CDS encoding rRNA methyltransferase, encoding MFGCGRFGFRGATLPWPYVGRDKGGFPRCAYPGLWEAPSWWYPISAGGELDFLRKRAEAIRQELSHIEERIRELEKGNQE